Proteins encoded in a region of the Elizabethkingia bruuniana genome:
- a CDS encoding efflux RND transporter permease subunit: MLKKIIDRPVFATVISVVIVVLGIIGLSRLAITRFPDIAPPTVMVRGSYPGGNGQTVIRSVVTPLEEQINGVENMEYMKSTASNDGSFSISIIFKQGVDPDQAAVNVQNRVQQATPILPQEVLRNGITTSKQQNSMIMVFNLYTDDNSKYDETFLQNYANINLLPQVKRIKGVGQAQIFGIKDYSMRIWLDPQKMAAQGLDPADVTNAIANQSLEAAPGKLGQESDATLEYVIRYKGKKNQPEQYENIIVKNEGTNIVRLKDISRVEFGSINYSGNNTTNEKNAVTIAIMQTSGSNANDIEIGVNKSLEQLSKSFPPGIKYSKVISSKERLDEAISQVKSTLLEAFVLVFIIVFLFLQDLRSTIIPAIAVPVAIIGTFFFLLVLGFTINVLTLFALVLAIGIVVDDAIVVVEAVHSKMEGSTMSGKEATHSAMGEITSAVISITLVMAAVFIPIGFMTGSAGIFYKQFAYTLAIAIIISAVNALTLTPALCALFLKNHNTESGHTHEKKGFVKKFTTAFNAGFENMTGKYVKGIKFLFKRKLVAGGLVVGVIALAGFLMTTTPKSFVPMEDDGLLIYSLTMPPGTGLTKTTEVANRINKMLKQNEAIKENTSITGYNLLSSSAGPAYGMGFIKLKPKKERGAVKDIESINAMISQQMAGIKEGSVMVFRMPPVEGYGVTNDAEIVLQDRTGRDPQVLKAKADELIGQLMQTPGVAFAYTTFRADYPQLELEVDEDKAKQMGVSVAGLLNTIQGYFSGDQSQNFSRFGKFYRVNIKADGVFRMDEAAFNNIFTKNSAGEMVPVNTLITLKKVYGPESVSRYNLYNSLTINVAPVPGISNGELMNRIEPVLDKLPSDYSYEWTGLSLEEKASGNQTVFILALCIFFVYLILSAQYESYLLPLSVILSIPTGVIGAFLGIRAVGLDNNIFVQVGLIMLVGLLAKNAILIVEFAVQRRKEGMSIIDSAIAGARSRLRPIVMTSLAFIVGMIPLMISSGGMAAGNISISVSAAMGMLSGVVLGVFVIPVLYILFQYLQEKVSGKKHTDQTVKSES, encoded by the coding sequence ATGTTAAAAAAAATTATAGACCGTCCGGTCTTTGCAACAGTAATATCGGTAGTTATTGTAGTACTGGGGATTATAGGCCTTAGCAGACTCGCAATTACCCGATTCCCGGATATCGCGCCACCTACTGTTATGGTAAGAGGTTCTTATCCCGGAGGAAACGGACAAACCGTTATACGCTCGGTTGTTACTCCTTTGGAAGAGCAGATAAATGGTGTAGAAAATATGGAATATATGAAATCTACCGCCAGTAATGATGGTTCATTTTCTATTTCTATTATATTCAAGCAAGGTGTAGATCCCGATCAGGCAGCTGTAAATGTACAAAACAGAGTTCAGCAGGCTACACCTATATTACCTCAGGAAGTACTAAGAAACGGAATCACAACTTCCAAACAGCAGAACAGTATGATTATGGTATTCAACCTGTATACTGATGATAATAGTAAATACGATGAAACTTTCCTGCAGAACTATGCTAATATCAATCTTTTACCACAGGTAAAAAGAATTAAAGGTGTTGGACAAGCTCAGATTTTCGGGATCAAAGATTATTCAATGCGTATATGGCTGGATCCTCAAAAAATGGCGGCTCAGGGTCTTGACCCTGCAGATGTTACCAATGCAATTGCCAATCAAAGCTTAGAAGCTGCTCCGGGAAAACTTGGACAGGAATCAGATGCCACTTTAGAGTATGTCATCCGCTATAAAGGAAAAAAGAATCAGCCTGAGCAATATGAAAATATTATTGTAAAAAATGAAGGAACAAATATTGTCCGTCTTAAAGATATTTCCCGTGTAGAGTTTGGTTCCATTAACTATAGCGGTAACAACACTACCAACGAGAAGAATGCAGTAACCATTGCTATTATGCAAACTTCGGGGTCGAATGCAAACGATATTGAAATTGGTGTAAACAAGTCTCTTGAACAATTATCAAAATCATTTCCTCCGGGTATTAAGTATTCCAAGGTTATTAGCTCAAAAGAAAGATTAGACGAGGCCATCAGTCAGGTAAAATCCACACTTCTTGAAGCCTTTGTACTGGTATTCATTATTGTATTCCTGTTTTTACAAGACTTACGTTCAACTATTATTCCTGCTATTGCCGTTCCGGTTGCTATTATTGGTACATTCTTCTTCCTTTTGGTATTAGGTTTTACCATTAATGTACTAACGCTCTTTGCACTGGTACTAGCCATTGGTATAGTCGTCGATGATGCTATTGTCGTCGTAGAAGCTGTACACAGCAAAATGGAAGGTTCTACTATGAGTGGTAAAGAAGCTACGCATAGCGCAATGGGTGAAATTACAAGTGCAGTAATTTCCATTACCCTGGTTATGGCTGCTGTATTTATTCCTATTGGCTTTATGACAGGTTCCGCTGGTATTTTCTACAAGCAATTTGCCTATACACTAGCTATTGCCATTATTATTTCGGCTGTGAATGCACTTACGCTAACGCCAGCATTGTGTGCATTGTTCCTAAAAAATCATAACACGGAAAGCGGACATACCCATGAGAAAAAAGGATTTGTGAAAAAATTCACCACTGCCTTCAATGCCGGATTCGAAAATATGACGGGTAAATATGTAAAAGGGATTAAATTTCTATTCAAAAGAAAACTTGTTGCCGGCGGACTTGTAGTAGGAGTTATTGCATTAGCTGGATTCCTTATGACAACTACACCAAAAAGTTTCGTTCCGATGGAAGATGATGGCCTGTTGATTTATTCATTAACAATGCCACCAGGAACCGGACTTACAAAGACAACTGAAGTAGCCAACAGAATTAACAAGATGCTGAAACAAAATGAGGCTATAAAAGAGAATACCTCTATTACAGGCTACAACCTTCTGAGCAGTAGTGCAGGCCCTGCATACGGAATGGGCTTTATTAAACTTAAACCTAAAAAGGAGAGAGGTGCTGTAAAAGATATTGAGTCTATCAATGCTATGATAAGCCAGCAAATGGCGGGTATAAAAGAAGGAAGTGTAATGGTATTCAGAATGCCACCAGTAGAAGGATACGGAGTAACAAATGATGCAGAAATTGTATTACAGGACCGTACAGGACGCGATCCTCAGGTATTGAAAGCTAAGGCTGATGAACTCATCGGACAGCTGATGCAGACACCGGGAGTAGCTTTTGCTTATACAACATTCAGAGCCGACTATCCTCAGCTGGAGCTGGAAGTAGATGAAGATAAAGCTAAACAAATGGGGGTTAGTGTTGCTGGTTTGCTAAATACAATCCAGGGGTATTTCTCCGGAGATCAGTCACAGAATTTCTCAAGATTTGGAAAATTCTACAGAGTGAACATTAAAGCAGACGGCGTATTCCGTATGGATGAAGCAGCTTTCAATAATATTTTTACCAAGAATTCGGCAGGGGAAATGGTACCTGTAAATACACTGATAACGTTGAAGAAAGTATATGGTCCGGAATCTGTAAGCAGATACAACCTTTACAATTCATTGACCATTAATGTTGCTCCGGTTCCGGGAATTAGCAATGGTGAACTTATGAATCGTATAGAACCTGTATTGGACAAATTACCATCAGATTATAGTTATGAGTGGACAGGATTGAGTCTGGAAGAGAAGGCTTCAGGAAATCAGACGGTTTTCATACTAGCCTTGTGTATATTCTTTGTTTATCTGATTCTTTCAGCACAATATGAAAGTTATTTGTTACCGCTATCTGTAATCCTTTCTATTCCTACAGGAGTTATAGGTGCATTCCTTGGAATCCGCGCTGTAGGTCTGGACAATAACATCTTTGTACAGGTGGGACTTATTATGCTCGTTGGGCTTCTCGCCAAGAATGCCATTTTGATTGTGGAATTTGCTGTCCAGAGAAGAAAAGAAGGAATGTCTATTATAGATTCTGCTATAGCAGGTGCACGTTCGAGATTACGTCCTATTGTAATGACTTCATTGGCCTTTATTGTAGGTATGATACCGTTGATGATTTCATCAGGAGGAATGGCAGCAGGAAATATATCCATCAGTGTAAGTGCCGCTATGGGAATGCTAAGCGGAGTAGTGCTCGGCGTATTTGTAATACCTGTACTATATATACTATTCCAGTATCTACAGGAAAAAGTATCCGGAAAAAAACATACAGACCAAACCGTAAAAAGCGAATCGTAA
- a CDS encoding efflux RND transporter periplasmic adaptor subunit → MITKMRKPSSLILAVAAAMFLSSCGQSSPGSAAGELPAPETDFVTLIQGTGDTQKEYPGNIEGIVNVDVKPQVTGYLQAVLVKEGQYVQKGQPLFRIMPDVYNEQVKNSDAGLKSALAAQATARLEVEKLRPLVDGKVVSDMQLKTAQANYNAATAQVEQAKAALGSSKINANFTLIKAPVSGYIGRIPNRTGTLVSPADTVALTTLSDISTVQVYFSISEANYITYSKEGILSGDSANIQLILADGSVYNQKGRVEAGSGNIDKVTGSITMKAVFPNPDKLLRSGGAGKIVIGRTVDNIVELPITSVKDIQDKFFVFKLADSSKVAMVPIQIDGKTKDTYYVKSGVKAGDKIALNRIDMLQDGMKVQPKKAPAK, encoded by the coding sequence ATGATTACAAAAATGAGAAAACCAAGCTCTTTAATATTGGCTGTAGCAGCAGCGATGTTTCTTTCATCGTGCGGACAGAGTAGTCCCGGTTCTGCAGCCGGAGAATTACCTGCACCGGAAACAGACTTTGTTACCCTTATTCAGGGAACAGGGGATACACAAAAAGAATACCCTGGTAATATTGAGGGTATTGTAAATGTTGACGTAAAGCCTCAGGTAACCGGATATTTACAGGCTGTATTAGTAAAAGAAGGGCAGTATGTACAAAAAGGACAGCCTTTATTCAGAATAATGCCGGATGTCTATAATGAACAGGTAAAAAATAGTGATGCCGGATTAAAATCCGCGCTTGCAGCTCAGGCAACAGCCAGACTGGAAGTTGAAAAACTACGTCCTCTTGTAGACGGGAAAGTGGTTTCCGATATGCAGCTAAAAACAGCTCAGGCCAATTATAATGCAGCTACAGCTCAGGTAGAACAGGCAAAAGCAGCATTGGGATCTTCAAAGATCAATGCTAATTTCACACTTATAAAGGCACCTGTAAGCGGTTATATCGGTCGCATTCCTAATCGTACAGGTACATTGGTATCACCTGCAGATACAGTAGCACTGACAACACTTTCAGACATCAGTACAGTACAGGTTTATTTCTCAATAAGCGAAGCTAATTATATCACTTACAGCAAAGAAGGAATTTTATCAGGAGATTCAGCTAATATCCAGCTGATCCTTGCAGACGGATCGGTATACAACCAAAAAGGCAGAGTAGAAGCGGGTAGTGGTAATATAGATAAAGTAACAGGGAGTATTACCATGAAAGCTGTTTTCCCTAATCCTGATAAACTACTGCGTTCCGGTGGTGCCGGAAAAATTGTGATCGGCAGAACGGTAGACAATATTGTAGAGCTTCCGATAACAAGTGTAAAAGACATTCAGGATAAATTCTTTGTATTCAAGCTTGCTGACAGTAGCAAAGTTGCAATGGTACCCATCCAGATCGACGGAAAAACCAAGGATACTTATTATGTAAAATCGGGAGTAAAAGCAGGGGACAAAATTGCACTAAACAGAATCGATATGCTACAGGACGGGATGAAGGTACAGCCAAAGAAAGCACCTGCAAAATAA
- a CDS encoding porin family protein: protein MKKVLLAVAFTFGIGAISVSAQSIELIPKAGINVATQSIKSIGGEKSKVGFQAGLGVNIPIGKDGFSIQPELNYIQKGVAFKPAGASKTNYNLNYLEIPVLLKYSFGPVYVNAGPSIGFRLGQSNKVKEALGKTKSVDFGLQMGLGAAIPAGPGKLIVDGRYNLGLSNISDVKGESIKNRGFIFSLGYAIPIGK, encoded by the coding sequence ATGAAAAAAGTATTATTAGCGGTAGCATTCACATTTGGAATTGGGGCAATTAGTGTAAGTGCACAAAGTATTGAATTAATTCCTAAAGCTGGTATTAATGTAGCGACACAATCCATAAAAAGTATTGGTGGTGAAAAATCTAAAGTAGGTTTTCAGGCAGGTTTAGGTGTTAATATTCCTATAGGAAAAGATGGTTTTTCTATTCAGCCGGAACTTAACTATATACAAAAAGGAGTTGCATTTAAGCCTGCAGGAGCCAGCAAGACAAACTACAACCTGAATTATCTGGAAATACCGGTATTATTAAAATACAGCTTTGGACCGGTATATGTAAATGCAGGGCCTTCTATTGGTTTCCGTTTGGGACAGAGTAATAAAGTAAAGGAAGCTTTGGGTAAAACAAAAAGTGTTGACTTTGGGTTGCAAATGGGATTGGGAGCCGCAATACCGGCAGGACCAGGTAAACTAATTGTAGACGGACGATACAATCTAGGGCTAAGCAATATCTCTGATGTAAAAGGAGAAAGCATTAAAAACCGTGGATTTATATTTTCTCTGGGATATGCCATTCCAATTGGTAAGTAA
- a CDS encoding universal stress protein, whose product MNRIIVATDYSAAGQNAMLYAAEAAAKHNIELVLFHLHNISIHALNARLSVESMDNIFQKAKDNFEDSAYALSQTFGIKVIRHFASGDIYTELSACAETWKADILVMGMSDKSLEQQLMGNTTTKVIHRLKIPVLAVPENLHYTPVNNILYACDFDKDISGEFPDKLRDFASVFGAQIEIFTVESVLKKLQTDDAVKERKLNMDNGLAGISHYYKNVLSDNVVAAIKDEIENTQADLLVMVPHKYGFWESVIHRSKTSIMASGSNIPLLSIPVDV is encoded by the coding sequence ATGAACAGAATAATTGTAGCAACAGATTATTCAGCAGCAGGGCAAAATGCTATGCTCTATGCTGCTGAAGCCGCCGCCAAGCATAATATAGAGCTTGTCCTATTTCATTTGCATAATATATCTATCCATGCTTTAAATGCAAGACTTTCCGTAGAGTCTATGGATAATATATTTCAGAAAGCCAAAGACAATTTTGAAGATAGTGCTTATGCCCTATCCCAGACCTTTGGTATTAAAGTAATCCGGCACTTTGCATCTGGTGATATCTATACAGAACTTTCTGCATGTGCTGAAACCTGGAAGGCAGATATCCTGGTAATGGGTATGAGTGATAAAAGCCTTGAACAGCAGCTAATGGGAAATACAACAACTAAGGTTATTCATCGTCTGAAGATTCCTGTATTGGCAGTTCCTGAAAATCTGCATTATACACCGGTGAATAATATACTTTATGCATGTGATTTTGATAAAGATATATCTGGAGAATTTCCTGATAAACTTCGTGATTTTGCTTCTGTATTTGGAGCTCAGATAGAAATATTCACAGTTGAGTCTGTCTTAAAAAAGCTACAGACAGATGATGCTGTAAAGGAACGAAAGCTCAATATGGATAACGGACTGGCGGGTATCAGTCATTATTATAAAAATGTACTTTCCGATAATGTAGTAGCTGCTATAAAAGATGAAATAGAGAATACACAGGCAGATTTGCTTGTGATGGTACCTCATAAATATGGTTTTTGGGAATCGGTTATACACAGAAGTAAAACCAGTATTATGGCTTCGGGTAGCAATATCCCGTTATTATCGATACCTGTTGACGTATGA
- a CDS encoding MgtC/SapB family protein, translated as MEIDYEILLIIASVFVGGIIGIEREYQLKAAGLRTMILVTLGSCMFTMLSRSLGAPGSPDRIAANIITGIGFVGAGVIFKEENRVSGLTTAVTIWICAALGMTIGAGYYTEAGYGMAVVVILLISLKYVQNIIDKISSLHTYRITIPYNDEAIERYEAIFREHHLRPMLGKQIKQGDLFTVTWRVQGAAKNHKVCSKVLLNDASITELVL; from the coding sequence ATGGAAATTGATTACGAAATTCTGTTAATAATAGCCTCCGTATTTGTGGGTGGTATTATCGGAATAGAAAGAGAATATCAGCTGAAAGCGGCAGGTCTTCGTACAATGATTCTTGTAACACTAGGGTCGTGTATGTTTACAATGTTGTCCAGAAGTCTTGGTGCTCCGGGAAGCCCGGATCGTATTGCTGCTAATATTATTACCGGAATAGGCTTTGTGGGTGCAGGTGTCATTTTTAAAGAAGAAAACAGAGTGTCCGGACTTACAACTGCTGTTACCATTTGGATTTGCGCAGCTCTTGGTATGACAATAGGTGCAGGATATTATACTGAAGCAGGATATGGAATGGCTGTAGTTGTTATACTACTGATAAGCTTAAAGTATGTTCAGAATATAATAGATAAAATAAGTTCGCTCCATACATACCGGATTACAATTCCTTATAATGATGAAGCAATAGAAAGGTACGAAGCTATTTTCCGTGAACACCATCTAAGACCAATGTTGGGTAAGCAGATCAAACAAGGAGATTTGTTTACAGTAACCTGGCGGGTGCAGGGAGCCGCGAAAAATCATAAGGTTTGCTCAAAAGTTCTGTTGAATGATGCGTCTATTACAGAGCTGGTGCTCTAA